From the Elaeis guineensis isolate ETL-2024a chromosome 16, EG11, whole genome shotgun sequence genome, the window GCCTTATAATGGTCAAGCCATCAACATGCACCTGCAGACAGCATGTCCAACAGTGCCAAAAGAAATTTCAACACAGCATCTTTTACCTACTTGTCTGATAACTTGAATGATAAGAAGACAAGGTCGTTGTTATACGGAGGTCCAGAGATCAGCAGGTCAGATAAATAGATTGCCAGAACACCAGAAATGCTATTGAGTGTAGTTTCAGTATTTGATCGGCCCATCTAAGCTGCCAGATGCAAACTGCAAAATGaagcaaagataaaaaaattatttggggtTTTGCTCTTTGGTCATCTGCATCGTAGGCTAAACATGACAGCAATACAGTCTGAATGTCGTGCTCACCTGTCTAACTATAGGATTTGTGGTTGTGGTGAATTCATGGGTCATTCCTTCCCAAACTATCCTTCCCTCATAAAGAAACAACAATCTGGTAACAGAGTATTTAATCTATATTCAAGATGGGCATGGAAAACCTGCAAGAGAATTTGGAAGCCTAGGATAATGCTATTACCTATCAACAGCTCTTTTTATGGTGCTATGCTGATGAGTGACAACCACATAGGATGTGATCTTTCCTGGCTTTCCATGGGCATCCTCTCCTTTCATATGCATGGAGCGAATGAGATCTTCGACAACAGTGGAAGCAATAGGATCAAGTCCTGCTGTGGGTTCGTCATACAGGAGCACCTGATTGAGGAAGAATAAGAGAAAAGGCATAAAATACACAGCTTgctagattatgtttcaaaaaatGATTGCTATTTTGATCTCCTCTTAAAGGCAGTCACTCAGTAGAACTAGGAAATTTTGAAGAACAGCAACATTGTTTTCAGGAACCAGCCTATGAGTTTATAAATTCTCATTAGATGATTGAGGGCTCAAAGTAGTAGAGAAcgagaacttttcttcttcttcattatatatatatatatatatatcatagtcATTGCTTTTCCTTAACAATTACATATTAGCAAAAATAATGTATAAAAGTGTCTAAATTGTGAATCCAGTGGTTTTAAATGCATTATTGAGTGGAATGAATGTACATTTTCTGTAAGGACAATCACGATCCACAGGTTAATCCTGATTGAAATGTTTGCAACATTTATTACTGAGTCAGTCGTAAGACGGTTAAACATCACAACTTAAACAGGTGCTAGTTGTATCATTGAATGTGCATCAGGTTAGATATGATCAACTGTGCAACTGAATAATAAAAGAAACCAATTCTACTCATGGGCTTACCTCCGGTTCTACCACCTCCTTTGTGTTATCAAAGATTATAGACCTCGCTAAAGCTACACGTTTTTTCATGCCACCAGATAGTTCTGAAGGCAAACGGTCTTCAACTCCCTGTAACAACATAATTCAGGAATAGCTCAAGTGATGTGACAGCATACTCAACTAGCCTATCTGTAAACAAAGAATCACCAAGACACACAGAACTGAGAAATCACAAAGGATAACTGATGCATAACAATTTCTCAAGCTGTTACAAATTGCTAAAAATGGCAGAGGGAACTGTTATGTATGGATGCCATGGAACACTCTGTCCTGAGGAGGAACTTGGACAATCTAAAGCAAAGAAAACAATGGAGAAACTGAAGATGCTAAGTCAGGAATTTATTAATGGAATGGCAAGTTGACAAAGAGAATATGGACCCTAATAAATTAATGCCTCATGATGGTTAACTAGTTCTACAAATTCTTGGTGGGGGCATGAAGAGATGCTCATTTGGCAAATTATGGAGAATTATTGACATTATAAAGCTTTATGTTCGCATATTACAATTATACGACTTAATAAATTGATATCATAAATCTGAATTTGGGTTTTACATGGTTTGTTATGGTAAGAGGTGCGGGGGGCAGGTGAATAACCTCCTTGTTGTTGTATCCTATCTTGTATCTGTAATACTATTTTTTACTAATGTCAAAGGTAAAGTTTAACAGAATAGGAATAAATTGACAATGCCCTGACATAGAAACATGCATAAATGGGTATCTCCATTCACAATTTAAATGTACCTTGAGCCCTACTGCAGCCAAATTTTCTGCCACAAGTTCTGCTATCTGATCCTGTGACATCTTTGAATTTTCATACCTAATGGCAGAAGACAAATTAGGCAACAAAAACCAAGTAGGAGATATGTacttatcccaaaaaaaaaaaaaattaatcatcccTTACAATTGAAAACCAACATTTTCACGGACTGTAAGAGAATCAAATAATGCTGCACTCTGAAACACCTGCAGTGAGTAAATTGAACAACAGAGACAGTTAACCCAGGTAACACCCAAGAGACTGAAGAAAGAAATCAATATCTCAGATGCAGTCATAACTGAGGATCGGTCTTCAA encodes:
- the LOC105033411 gene encoding protein TRIGALACTOSYLDIACYLGLYCEROL 3, chloroplastic isoform X3, with the protein product MSSGTVSWANLWGPPSAGLRGRSKPLPPSSSIRRRRWGGSCWDGGRKILCACTVRLRNWGDGPPAFDTCNSSISKNLGVRKDVGGESDVLIECKDVHKAFGDKQILRGVSFKIRHGEAVGIIGPSGTGKSTVLKVMAGLLAPDKGEVFIRGRKRHGLVSDEEISGLRIGLVFQSAALFDSLTVRENVGFQLYENSKMSQDQIAELVAENLAAVGLKGVEDRLPSELSGGMKKRVALARSIIFDNTKEVVEPEVLLYDEPTAGLDPIASTVVEDLIRSMHMKGEDAHGKPGKITSYVVVTHQHSTIKRAVDRLLFLYEGRIVWEGMTHEFTTTTNPIVRQFASGSLDGPIKY